A stretch of Miscanthus floridulus cultivar M001 chromosome 13, ASM1932011v1, whole genome shotgun sequence DNA encodes these proteins:
- the LOC136499243 gene encoding non-specific lipid transfer protein GPI-anchored 1-like, producing the protein MRARLPSCRPGLPINAGRTRRPHFHFPPPPLPHPHLARASTQAKASGHRRPAGHRTLRTALGVGASRSVVRGGGPASSMASRRQWRWCLLAAWCCAAAALSAAQSSPPAADPLQSKCQGDFGKLTDCMDYATGHAASPSSTCCGDAGDTEKARPECLCYIIQQVHTGRNQVQSLGLRFDRLIALPAACNLPNANVSLCINLLNLKPGSPDYALFANASKITPSANRASDSTAGSGFKLQAGIRGSVALTVISAIVSSVF; encoded by the exons ATGCGCGCCCGCCTCCCGTCGTGCCGCCCCGGCCTGCCTATAAACGCCGGCCGCACACGCCGCCCTCATTTCCatttccctcctcctcctcttcctcatcctcatctggCACGAGCTAGCACCCAAGCAAAAGCCAGCGGTCACCGACGACCGGCCGGCCACCGTACCCTTCGCACTGCCCTCGGCGTAGGCGCCAGCAGGTCGGTcgtcagaggaggaggaccagccaGCAGCATGGCCAGCAGGAGGCAGTGGCGGTGGTGCCTGCTGGCTGCGTGGTGCTGCGCGGCGGCCGCGCTGTCGGCGGCGCAGTCGTCGCCGCCGGCGGCGGACCCGCTGCAGAGCAAGTGCCAGGGGGACTTTGGGAAGCTGACGGACTGCATGGACTACGCGACGGGCCACGCGGCGTCGCCCTCATCCACCTGCTGCGGCGACGCCGGCGACACGGAGAAGGCGCGCCCGGAGTGCCTCTGCTACATCATCCAGCAGGTGCACACGGGGCGCAACCAAGTGCAGTCGCTCGGCCTGCGCTTCGACCGCCTCATCGCGCTCCCCGCCGCTTGCAACCTCCCCAACGCCAACGTCTCGCTCTGCATCA ACCTGCTGAACCTGAAACCGGGCTCGCCGGACTACGCCCTCTTCGCCAACGCCTCCAAGA TCACGCCATCAGCTAACCGGGCGAGCGACAGCACCGCCGGCAGCGGCTTCAAGCTTCAGGCTGGGATCCGCGGCAGCGTCGCGCTCACCGTGATCTCTGCGATCGTCTCGTCAGTCTTCTGA
- the LOC136499244 gene encoding transmembrane emp24 domain-containing protein p24beta2-like, which translates to MEGLSWRTACCLSVLCAVLLLLRPAEGIRFVIDREECFSHNVEYEGDTVHVSFVVIKADTPWHYSEEGVDLVVKDPNGAQVRDSRDKTSDKFEFIVQKRGVHRFCFTNKSPYHETIDFDVHVGHFSYFEQHAKDEHFAPLFEQIAKLDEALYNIQFEQHWLEAQTDRQAILNENMSRRAVHKALLESAALIAASVIQVYLLRRLFERKLGTSRV; encoded by the exons ATGGAGGGGCTGAGCTGGAGAACGGCGTGCTGTTTATCGGTGCTCTGCGCCGTGCTGCTGCTCTTGCGCCCCGCCGAGGGCATCCGCTTCGTGATCGACAGGGAAGAGTGCTTCTCGCATAACGTGGAGTACGAGGGGGATACTGTCCATGTCTCCTTCGTCGTCATCAAGGCTGACACCCCGTGGCATTACAGCGAGGAAGGCGTCGATCTTGTG GTTAAGGATCCTAATGGCGCTCAAGTCCGTGATTCTCGAGATAAGACTAGTGATAAGTTTGAGTTCATAGTTCAGAAGAGAGGCGTCCATCGCTTCTGCTTCACGAATAAATCCCCGTACCATGAAACTATAGACTTTGATGTGCATGTTGGCCATTTTTCATATTTCGAGCAGCATGCCAAAGATG AGCATTTTGCACCACTTTTCGAGCAAATAGCCAAGTTAGACGAGGCACTTTACAATATTCAGTTCGAACAGCACTGGCTAGAGGCCCAAACTGACCGTCAAGCAATAT TGAACGAAAACATGAGCAGGAGGGCAGTCCATAAGGCACTCTTGGAGTCAGCGGCACTGATCGCCGCCAGCGTCATCCAAGTCTATCTCCTGCGCCGGCTCTTCGAGCGCAAGCTGGGAACGTCTAGGGTTTAA
- the LOC136501088 gene encoding ACT domain-containing protein ACR6-like: MMACGSRSRTNNEIVDEYQKLVLRMNPPRVTVDNDSDMTATLVKVDSANKYGTLLEVVQVLTDLKLTINRAYISSDGEWFMDVFHVVDQDGNKLYDGQVIDRIEQSLGAGSLSFRGPPERLVAVEAEAEEAQTTIELVGRDRPGLLSEVFAVLTDLRCNIVASEVWTHDGRVAALVYVTDADTLGAIEDPARLDTVKRLLRHVLRGSSRDKKAARAAISAGVEHAQRRLHQMMQADRSVRREGGGEGERGEASGARARAGAGMPAVAVEDCAERGYTLVNVRCRDRPKLLFDTVCTLTDMQYVVFHGTVIAEGSEAYQEYYIRHLRHLAGSSGEDRDRLCRCLEAAIQRRYTEGLRLELCCEDRVGLLSDVTRIFREHGLSVTHAEVETRGAQAANVFYVVDASGEPVQGQAVDAVRAEIGEQFLFVREQHDAAAGAGGPKSPVGGGRRSLGNMIRSRSEKFLYNLGLIRSCS, translated from the exons ATGATGGCATGTGGGTCTCGGAGCCGAACCAATAACGAGATAGTCGATGAGTACCAGAAGCTGGTTCTCAGAATGAACCCTCCAAG GGTCACCGTGGACAACGACTCCGACATGACTGCCACCTTGGTGAAG GTGGACAGCGCCAACAAGTATGGGACCTTGCTGGAGGTGGTTCAGGTGCTGACCGATCTGAAGCTGACCATCAATCGGGCCTACATTTCCTCCGACGGCGAGTGGTTCATGGACG TGTTCCATGTCGTGGATCAGGATGGGAATAAACTTTATGATGGCCAAGTCATCGACAGAATTGAACAG TCTCTGGGAGCGGGATCGCTCAGCTTCCGGGGGCCGCCGGAGCGGCTGGTGGccgtggaggcggaggcggaggaggcgCAGACCACCATCGAGCTTGTCGGCCGGGACCGCCCGGGCCTGCTGTCGGAGGTGTTCGCGGTGCTGACGGACCTCAGGTGCAACATCGTGGCGTCGGAGGTGTGGACGCACGACGGCCGCGTGGCGGCGCTGGTGTACGTGACGGACGCCGACACTCTGGGCGCCATCGAGGACCCGGCGCGCCTGGACACGGTGAAGCGCCTGCTCCGCCACGTCCTGCGCGGGAGCAGCCGCGACAAGAAGGCCGCCCGCGCCGCCATCTCGGCGGGCGTGGAGCACGCGCAGCGCCGGCTCCACCAGATGATGCAGGCGGACCGGAGCGTCCGCCGCGAGGGCGGGGGCGAGGGCGAGCGCGGCGAGGCGTcgggcgcccgcgcccgcgccggcgccggcatgCCGGCGGTCGCCGTGGAGGACTGCGCCGAACGCGGGTACACGCTCGTCAACGTGCGGTGCCGCGACCGGCCCAAGCTGCTGTTCGACACGGTGTGCACGCTCACCGACATGCAGTACGTGGTGTTCCACGGCACCGTCATCGCCGAGGGCTCGGAGGCGTACCAG GAGTACTACATCCGGCACCTCCGGCACCTCGCCGGCAGCTCCGGCGAGGACCGCGACCGCCTCTGCCGCTGCCTCGAAGCCGCCATCCAACGCCGCTACACCGAG GGGCTTCGGCTGGAGCTGTGCTGCGAGGACCGCGTCGGGCTGCTGTCCGACGTGACGCGCATCTTCCGGGAGCACGGGCTGTCGGTGACGCACGCGGAGGTGGAGACGCGCGGGGCGCAGGCGGCCAACGTGTTCTACGTGGTGGACGCGTCGGGGGAGCCCGTGCAGGGGCAGGCCGTCGACGCCGTGCGCGCCGAGATCGGCGAGCAGTTCCTCTTCGTCAGGGAGCAGCACGACGCCGCCGCCGGGGCCGGCGGGCCCAAGTCGCCGGTGGGCGGCGGCAGGCGCTCGCTCGGGAACATGATCAGGTCCCGCTCCGAGAAGTTCCTCTACAACCTAGGGCTCATCCGGTCGTGCTCGTAG